The genomic interval CCTTGCAGGCGCCATGTATGCCAATATGGACGTTGGACTTTGAAAAGGCCCTATGCAGGGATGGCCTGCATCGCACCGCGGGGGCGCTGAGAAGGGAAGAAGAGGGGAGCTCTCTGCGCCCTCGCCATCTCCGCGGTAGGAGAGCGCGTGTTGAGCACGCGCGCAGATCATCGCCGGAGGTGCTGTGACTCTGAGCCATACCCTCGCGAGGCGTTTTGACACGCTTGCCCGTCTGTGCTAGGATGAAAGTGCTTTCACGCGACTTGTCCTCATGACCTTCCCCACATGGGGTGATACCGCGAGCGAAGATGTCGAATCCGACCATTTATGATGTCGCCCAGCGCGCCGGCGTGAGCATCTCCACGGTCTCACGGGTGTTGAACCGCCCGGAGCGCGTGAACAAGAAGACTCGAGAGCGCGTGCTGGCGGCGATCGATGAGTTGGGCTTCATCCCCAAGGCCGAGGCGATCGCCCGCGCGCGCAAGAGCACGCGGCGCATCGGCGTATTGGCGCCGTTCTTCACCGCCCCGTCCTTCGTGCTGCGCCTGCGCGGCGCCTCCTCGACGTCGTTCTTCTCCTTCCCCTCCTTCATGCAGCGCCTGCGTGGCGTCTTCTCGGCGCTGGCCGACCTCCCATATGAGCTCGTCATCTATAACGTGGACTCCGTTGCCCGCCGCGATGCGTACCTGTCCACGTTGCCCGTTTCTCGCCGGCTGGACGGGCTCATCGTGATGGCGCTTCCCTTCGATGAGGCGGTGGCGCAGCGCCTGCTCAAGCACCGGTTGGAGACGGTGTTGATCGAGGCGCCGCGCGCCGAGTTCTGTAGTGTGGACATCGACAACGTGGCGGGGGGGCGGCTGGCTGCGGAGTACCTGGTGCGCAAGGGACATCGGCGCTGCGCGTTTGTGGGCGATGCCGAGGTCACCCCGTACGCGCTGCGGAACAGCGAGATGCGTCTGGAGGGGTACCGTCAGGCCCTGGCGGACGCGGGGATCCCGCTGCCCGATGCGTACATCTCCAGGGCCCCCCACGGACTGGAGCAGGCCCGGCGGCAGGGTCACGCTCTGCTCGATCTCCCTCAGCCGCCGACGGCCGTCTTTGCGGCCAGCGACACGCAGGCCATGGGGGTGCTCAAGGCCGCTCGCGAACGGGGAGTTCGGGTTCCGGATGACCTCGCCGTCATCGGGTTCGACGATCTGGACATCGCCGATTATATCGGCCTGACGACGGTCCGTCAGCCGCTGGAGGAGTCGGGGCGTGTGGCCGTGGAGCTGTTGCTGGCCCGCCTGACCGACCGTTCACGAGAGGTGCAGCACGTTCATTTGCCGCTCACCATCGTGGAGCGGGAGACGGCCTGAGGGCGTGCTTGAGAGGCGCCGTCTGGGCTGCTGTTGGGCAGCGGTGGAATGCGGGCCCCTTCAAAAAGCATAGAGGCGAGGTATGCCTCGCCTCTACCCGGATAGTCGAACTGTAGGAGCGCACAGCTGTACGCTTCTGCAAAACATGCCGTCTGGGAACGCGGGTGTTGCCTGTTCCGACGCAGGCGATCCCGTTAGAAGAACCCCAGCTCCTCCTTCGCCTCCTCGCTCATCATCTCCGGGGTCCATATCGGCGTCCATACCAGGTTCACCCGCACCTCGTCCAGCTCAGGGAACGCCTGGTGGACGTGGTATTCCACATCTCGCATGATCTGGGGGCCGATGGGGCAGCCGGGGCTGGTCAGGGTCATGTCGATGGTGACGACCTTGTTCTCCTCGTCCACCTGGATGTCATATACCAGCCCCAGGTCGACGATGTTGATCATGATCTCGGGATCGCGCACGTTCTGCTTCAATACGTTGCGAATCTCTTCGACTGTCGGCATCTTCGGCATCTCTCGTCTCCTCTACTCTACGGCAACCAGGATCTCGTCTCCCTCGATCCTCACCTCATAGGTTTCGATGGGCTCGAACGCTGGCATGCGCAGCGCCTGGCCCGTGCGGATATCGAAGCGCGCTCCGTGTCGCGGACATTCGATCTCGTAGCCATCCAATTCCCCCTCGACCAGGGGGCCGCCGTCGTGCGTGCAGATATCCCCGATGGCGTAAATGGTGCCATCCACGTTGAACAGCGCGATGGATCGCCCGTTTATGGTGGTCAGCAGCTTCCCGCCAGGCGGCAGATCGGCCACTCGCGCTACTTTGACGAACTCGGCCATGCTCACTCCTGTTCCGCCGACTCCTCGTCTTCCTCTCCCGGCCATCCGGCCAGGCCCCATACGCCGGCTTTCAGCGCCTTCAGAGGGAGCAGGGCGCACTTCAGGCGCACAGGCCCCACCTCGATCCCGAGCAGGTCGAGGATGTCCTCCTTCGTCCAGTGCCTCAACTCTTCCAGCGTGCGCCCCTTGATCTCCTCCGTCATCATGCTGGCGGAGGCCCGGCTGATGGCGCACCCGTGGCCGACGAAGCGGGCGTCCACGATCCGTCCGTCCTCGATCTTCAGGTCCAGCGTGATCTCGTCGCCGCAGAACGGATTCGAGTCGTGGTAGGTGATATCGGGATCCTCGAGCCGCCCGTAGTTTCGGGGGTGTCGGTAGTGCTCCAGGATCTCCATGCGGTACAGATCGTCCATCCGGTCAGCTCCCTCTGCGAGGATGATTGGCTGGCTCCCGATGGGAGCGTCACAGCGCGAAGATCTCCCTCACGCGCTCCAGCCCTTCGGCCAGGCGATCGACCTCTTGAGTCGTGTTGTAAATGTAGAAGCTGGCGCGCGCGGTGGCCATGATCCCGTAACGCTCGTGCAGCGGTTGCGCGCAATGATGCCCGGCGCGAATGGCGATCCCCTCCGAGTCCAGGACGGCCGCGATATCGTGCGGATGGATGTCGCCCAGGGTGAACGCGACCACCCCGCCGCGATCCTCCGGCCGCGGCCCCAGGATGCGCAGCCCTTCCACGTCCTGCAAACGCTCCATCGCATAGCGGACCAGCGCTCTTTCATGGGCCTGGACGTTCTCCATCCCCAGGTCGCTGAGGTAGTCCACGGCCGCCCCCAGCCCGATGGCCTCCGCGATGGCGGGCGTGCCCGCCTCGAACTTCCAGGGGACCTCGTTCCACTTGGAGTGATCCAGGTGCACCTCCCGGATCATGTCGCCCCCGCCCATGAAGGGGGGCATCTCCTCCAGCAGGTCTCGGCGGCCGTACAGCACGCCGATCCCGGTGGGGCCGCACATCTTGTGCCCCGAGAAGGCCAGGAAGTCGCAGCCCAGCGCCTGGACGTCCACGGGCATGTGGGGAACGCTCTGCGCGCCGTCCACCAGCGTCAGGGCCCCCACCGCGTGGGCCGCCTCCACCAGCTCTCGCACGGGGTTGATGGTCCCCAATACGTTAGACATAGCGGTGAACGCGAACAGGCGTGTTCGCTCCGTCAGGAAGCGGTCCAACAGATCCACGCGCAGATAGCCCTGGTCATTGATGGGGAGGTGGCGCAGCTTAGCCCCGGTGCGCTGGGCGATGATCTGCCACGGCACCAGGTTGGAGTGGTGCTCCATCTCGGTCACCAGGATCTCATCGCCCGGCTTCAGGTTCGCCAGCCCCCAGCTGTAGGCTACCAGGTTGATGGCCTCCGTGGCGTTTCGGGTCCAGATGATCTCCTTATCGCTGCGGGCGTTGATGAATCGCGCCACGCGCCTGCGCGCCCCCTCGTACCGGCGTGTGGATTCCTCGCTCAGGTAGTGGACGCCGCGGTGCACGTTCGCGTTCAGCTCACGGTAGTATCGATCCATGGACTCCAGCACCTGGAGCGGCTTCTGCGACGAGGCGGCGTTGTCCAGGTACACCAGCGGTTTGCCATGGATCTTCACGTTGAGGATCGGAAAATCTGCCCGAACGGCTTCTGCATCCAACATGGCAGACGAAGCGATCCGCGTTTCAATTGATCCCACGTTCCGTCACCTTTCCTCAGGTCGCCCAGCCCTCACCGGGCAAGGCTGCAAGAGTATACCCCTTCGCTGGCGAAATGACAAGGAGGTAGCCAGGAGTGTTGCCTCCTGCCGGGTCCCGTAGGCCGGCGCCTTTGCAAGGCGGCTACCTCTGTTCGAGCTGGGCGGTCGTTCCCCCATCGACCGCCCCGACGGCTCCGATTCCGTTGCTGCACATGTGTTGCGATACCCTGCATGCGTTGTGGATCAACCGTTTCCCCCGCATCGTTTCGGAGCCGTCGTAATCCCAGGCGCTTGCGCGTGTGACGGCGCTATGTGTACCCTTGGTCGTGGAGTTGGTGCCATGCCTACTCCGTTCCGTGATGCCGTCATATGCATCGGCGGGTTCTTTCTGGCCCCGCGCTTAGGACGCCAGCTTCTCCATGACCGCCCGTTCCATCCGGGCCCGGATGCTCTCGACAGGGATGCGGGTCAGCAACGGCTCGAAGAATCCTTCCACGATGATGCGCTTCGCCTGTTCCCGGCTCAGCCCGCGGCTCATCAGGTAAAACATGTGGTCCGGGTTGAGCTTCCCCGCCGTGGCGCCGTGGGTGCATCGCAGGTCATTGGCCTCGATCTCCAGGCCGGGGATGGAGTCCGCTCGCGTGTGATCGCTCAGGAGCAGGTTCTCGTTCTTCTGGTAGGCGTTCGTCTTCTGCGCCTCCGGGTGTGCCCAGATCATGCCCCGCCATACGGTGCGGGCTCGGTCCTTCAGCACGTTCTTGTAGAGCAGGTTGCTGGTGCCCTGGGGGGCGATGTGATCCTGGAATGTGTCCAGGTCGATGTGCTGTCGGTCGTCGGCGAAGGTGATCCCCAGCATCTCGCCGTTGGCGCCCGGCCCCCGCAGCGCCAGGCGGGCGAACGTCTTGGTCAGCCGGCTCCCCATGTTCCCGGCGATCCACAACAGCGAGCTGTCCCGTTCCAGCAGGGCGTGCTGGGTGGAGAAGTTCCACATGTCCTGCGCCCAATCCTGCAGGTTGATGTACGTCAGCCGGCCGCCGGGCTTGACGTAGATCTCCACTACGCCGCTGTGGAGCCCCTGGTCGCCCGAGGCCAGCGAGAGGTAGTCCTCGATGTAGGTGACCTCGGCCCCCTCCTCTACCACGATCAAGGTGTGGGAGAAGTGCCCCGCGCCGGAGGCTTCCCGGGCGGCGATGGCCTGCAGGGGCAAATCGACCTGCGTGTTGCGGGGGACGTACAGGAAGACCCCGCCCTGCCAGAAGGCGGCGTGCAGCGCGGCGAACTTGTTGCTGTCCACAGGCACGGCTTCCGTCATGAAGTACGGTTGCACCAGATCGGCGTATTCCCGGACGGCGGTGTCCATGTCGGTGAAGATCACGCCGCGCTGGGCCAGGTCCTCCCGCAGTGTGCGGAAGCGCAGATCCCCGTCCTGGTGGATGAGCAGTCCGGCCCTCTCCTCG from Chloroflexota bacterium carries:
- a CDS encoding LacI family transcriptional regulator; this encodes MSNPTIYDVAQRAGVSISTVSRVLNRPERVNKKTRERVLAAIDELGFIPKAEAIARARKSTRRIGVLAPFFTAPSFVLRLRGASSTSFFSFPSFMQRLRGVFSALADLPYELVIYNVDSVARRDAYLSTLPVSRRLDGLIVMALPFDEAVAQRLLKHRLETVLIEAPRAEFCSVDIDNVAGGRLAAEYLVRKGHRRCAFVGDAEVTPYALRNSEMRLEGYRQALADAGIPLPDAYISRAPHGLEQARRQGHALLDLPQPPTAVFAASDTQAMGVLKAARERGVRVPDDLAVIGFDDLDIADYIGLTTVRQPLEESGRVAVELLLARLTDRSREVQHVHLPLTIVERETA
- a CDS encoding metal-sulfur cluster assembly factor, which encodes MPTVEEIRNVLKQNVRDPEIMINIVDLGLVYDIQVDEENKVVTIDMTLTSPGCPIGPQIMRDVEYHVHQAFPELDEVRVNLVWTPIWTPEMMSEEAKEELGFF
- a CDS encoding non-heme iron oxygenase ferredoxin subunit, which gives rise to MAEFVKVARVADLPPGGKLLTTINGRSIALFNVDGTIYAIGDICTHDGGPLVEGELDGYEIECPRHGARFDIRTGQALRMPAFEPIETYEVRIEGDEILVAVE
- a CDS encoding SUF system NifU family Fe-S cluster assembly protein, with the translated sequence MDDLYRMEILEHYRHPRNYGRLEDPDITYHDSNPFCGDEITLDLKIEDGRIVDARFVGHGCAISRASASMMTEEIKGRTLEELRHWTKEDILDLLGIEVGPVRLKCALLPLKALKAGVWGLAGWPGEEDEESAEQE
- a CDS encoding cysteine desulfurase, encoding MLDAEAVRADFPILNVKIHGKPLVYLDNAASSQKPLQVLESMDRYYRELNANVHRGVHYLSEESTRRYEGARRRVARFINARSDKEIIWTRNATEAINLVAYSWGLANLKPGDEILVTEMEHHSNLVPWQIIAQRTGAKLRHLPINDQGYLRVDLLDRFLTERTRLFAFTAMSNVLGTINPVRELVEAAHAVGALTLVDGAQSVPHMPVDVQALGCDFLAFSGHKMCGPTGIGVLYGRRDLLEEMPPFMGGGDMIREVHLDHSKWNEVPWKFEAGTPAIAEAIGLGAAVDYLSDLGMENVQAHERALVRYAMERLQDVEGLRILGPRPEDRGGVVAFTLGDIHPHDIAAVLDSEGIAIRAGHHCAQPLHERYGIMATARASFYIYNTTQEVDRLAEGLERVREIFAL
- the sufD gene encoding Fe-S cluster assembly protein SufD, which encodes MSEKTLTTTTPTPTQEAGFHREAVEALSAWRQDPNWMREFRLLAWRFYEEIPFPTQKDEAWRRTSLRGLDLSRVLPMRAERLAPVSRPEDLPEALRSHLAASEERAGLLIHQDGDLRFRTLREDLAQRGVIFTDMDTAVREYADLVQPYFMTEAVPVDSNKFAALHAAFWQGGVFLYVPRNTQVDLPLQAIAAREASGAGHFSHTLIVVEEGAEVTYIEDYLSLASGDQGLHSGVVEIYVKPGGRLTYINLQDWAQDMWNFSTQHALLERDSSLLWIAGNMGSRLTKTFARLALRGPGANGEMLGITFADDRQHIDLDTFQDHIAPQGTSNLLYKNVLKDRARTVWRGMIWAHPEAQKTNAYQKNENLLLSDHTRADSIPGLEIEANDLRCTHGATAGKLNPDHMFYLMSRGLSREQAKRIIVEGFFEPLLTRIPVESIRARMERAVMEKLAS